Proteins co-encoded in one Desulfoplanes formicivorans genomic window:
- a CDS encoding 2-amino-3,7-dideoxy-D-threo-hept-6-ulosonate synthase, whose protein sequence is MNACSRRCQRLFDRHSRTSILLPLDHGVSEGMIQGLEDMSSLLKGLDPHLVQGVILHKGLAAALIQDIDPRINLIIHLSAGTRHAIPPYAKSLVCSVQEAVRLGADAVSIHVNMGNDCEDRMLTDMGMVTDEAHLLGIPVLAMIYARGGQIVNELDPTLVAHSIRLGAEMGADLVKVPYSGDPQSFSKAVRACPVPVLVAGGPKKTNTKAFLDMVAEAMECGARGVSIGRNIFQHRNPAKALKELDAVLRR, encoded by the coding sequence ATGAACGCTTGCTCACGACGCTGCCAACGACTCTTCGACCGGCACAGCCGCACCTCCATTCTCCTGCCCCTGGATCACGGGGTCAGCGAAGGCATGATCCAGGGACTCGAGGACATGTCCTCCCTGCTCAAGGGACTTGATCCCCACCTCGTCCAGGGGGTCATCCTGCACAAGGGTCTGGCTGCGGCCCTGATCCAGGACATCGACCCGCGCATCAACCTTATTATTCATCTGTCCGCCGGTACCAGACATGCCATTCCGCCGTATGCCAAATCCCTGGTCTGCTCGGTCCAGGAGGCGGTTCGACTGGGTGCGGATGCGGTTTCCATACATGTAAACATGGGCAATGACTGCGAGGATCGCATGCTCACCGACATGGGTATGGTCACGGATGAGGCCCATCTTCTGGGCATTCCCGTACTGGCCATGATCTATGCCCGGGGCGGACAAATCGTTAACGAGCTTGATCCCACATTGGTAGCCCACTCCATCCGATTGGGCGCCGAAATGGGGGCCGACCTGGTCAAGGTGCCCTATTCCGGTGATCCCCAAAGTTTTTCCAAGGCGGTTCGCGCCTGTCCCGTTCCCGTGCTCGTGGCCGGAGGTCCCAAAAAAACCAACACCAAGGCCTTTTTGGACATGGTGGCTGAAGCCATGGAGTGCGGCGCCCGGGGCGTGAGCATTGGCCGCAACATTTTTCAGCACCGCAACCCGGCCAAGGCCCTCAAGGAACTGGACGCCGTGCTCCGACGATAA
- a CDS encoding RsmB/NOP family class I SAM-dependent RNA methyltransferase gives MTNDHAPSRTFRLNCDPSDAERVESLLQAEGFVLAQDPCYSLARGLISGPTALGNALAHTFGYIYIQDRSSMLPPLLLDPPKGGVVLDMCASPGSKSTLLARLVGPQGLVVANEVNPTRLGTLRANLRAQNLPNVVTICQQGQDLPLDEGTWPFILVDAPCSGWGTVDKNPQVMQVWTPDKLAPLVQLQKSILARAARLLAPGGTLVYSTCTTDPLENEQQVRWAVDHLGLQLEHLDPLPGFTVQRGAAPELDHCLLIDGRKSGAQGFFVARLSKPGRSGQPADLPVKTGMADHAVPVKQLTTAHPLNENALKAGTCHLFRDKVFFLHHKALQRLAGRVRWQGLPLGTLRKDRFRIDPTLHCLMPGYDTLGGLNVTDIDILHKMISGQSLPAPGSGKHGGLYWRGLPLGWLKYKGKRCLWSNR, from the coding sequence ATGACCAACGATCACGCCCCTTCCCGAACATTCCGTCTCAACTGTGACCCCTCTGATGCCGAGCGGGTGGAATCCCTGCTGCAGGCCGAAGGGTTTGTCCTTGCACAGGACCCCTGTTATTCCCTGGCCCGGGGTCTCATAAGCGGCCCCACTGCCCTGGGTAACGCCCTGGCCCATACCTTTGGCTACATCTACATCCAGGATCGTTCCTCCATGCTTCCTCCCCTGCTTCTGGACCCGCCCAAAGGGGGAGTGGTCCTGGACATGTGCGCCAGCCCGGGGAGCAAGTCGACCCTCCTGGCCCGGCTGGTAGGCCCCCAAGGGCTGGTTGTGGCCAACGAGGTCAACCCGACCCGACTGGGCACCCTGCGAGCCAATCTCAGGGCCCAGAACCTTCCCAATGTGGTCACCATCTGCCAGCAGGGCCAGGATCTTCCTCTGGATGAAGGCACATGGCCCTTCATTCTGGTGGACGCTCCCTGCAGCGGCTGGGGCACCGTGGACAAGAACCCCCAGGTGATGCAGGTCTGGACCCCGGACAAACTCGCCCCCCTGGTCCAGCTCCAGAAAAGCATCCTGGCCAGAGCCGCCAGGCTTCTGGCTCCGGGCGGCACCCTGGTCTATTCAACATGCACCACCGATCCCCTGGAAAACGAGCAACAGGTCCGCTGGGCCGTTGATCACCTGGGGCTCCAGCTGGAACATCTTGATCCCCTGCCCGGTTTCACGGTGCAGCGCGGTGCGGCTCCCGAGCTGGACCACTGTCTGCTCATCGACGGCCGCAAATCCGGAGCCCAGGGATTTTTCGTGGCCCGCCTCTCCAAACCAGGCAGGTCCGGGCAACCCGCGGATTTGCCCGTCAAGACGGGGATGGCCGACCATGCCGTGCCCGTAAAACAGCTCACCACAGCCCACCCCCTGAACGAAAACGCCCTCAAGGCGGGCACATGTCATCTTTTCAGGGACAAGGTCTTTTTCCTCCATCACAAGGCTTTGCAACGCCTGGCCGGACGGGTCCGCTGGCAGGGGCTGCCCCTGGGAACCCTGCGCAAGGACCGGTTCCGCATCGACCCGACCCTCCACTGCCTCATGCCCGGGTACGATACCCTGGGGGGACTCAACGTCACGGACATTGACATCCTGCACAAAATGATATCAGGCCAGAGCCTGCCCGCCCCCGGTTCCGGCAAACACGGCGGGCTGTACTGGCGGGGCCTGCCCCTGGGATGGCTCAAATACAAGGGCAAACGGTGTCTCTGGTCCAATCGGTAA
- a CDS encoding MFS transporter, whose translation MQRIGLTTRLALFTLAILTLSQIFNAGLTISSLEKMYIQGTLSRHRVAGGDMVRKIERAIRLGKPLERFVGMDRLFATIREHAPGITDILVLLPDGTVTQAMNPDTTASTWQAYLDTRGKVTQISPDSRDQTETLESSSSIYLLLPITIEKRPVGRLALILSKQKIKQALHLAIVANIKTLLLATSGAALILIAGMIFVVPARAEHPSFKRRLYTILILAFGCAQLFYSMSNIVFFKGQTQSFVKRNATTVISLVKQDIDSLLTKGVHLEQMHGVDRFFHDIVAVTPEIASISLADGQGRVLFAGDALGPVPLEEESTLGKADPGYDIDIPVQPSGSSRVQGHIRLSLSHATIDQRTRSIVMDTLTVAVISLLFLLEMIMLLSLYLENHQSMAVSPGTSPGFTCALIRPVGFVIIFSMSLCFTFIPLRMDQLYEPMLGLSREMIMGLPVSMQMAGAGLAIVLAGFWIDRQGWHRPLMLGLAAMSVGFSCAGLTSHQLGYILSLGLCGLGFGLAFMGSQGFVLKHAEPTRKASGLATFFAGVYAGNICGSAAGAMMADRLGYGPVFLIAGFLFIVTMILVFVFFRPLFKTSGTVPAPAAKSHVSTDIMAYVGNKNVRILLLFSIVPSALVLIGFINYALPVYLHLVGASQADIGRIIMVYGICLVYLAPTISRIIERAGSRKPFVFLAGVLGAAAMGCYLFLDGLTAATCAVFLLGLSSSVGFASQNAYALGLKATRQFGENKAMGLCSATERIGQVLGPLVLGGLITLVGMNKAIVTAGMIYLLVTAVFFVFAEADGHETTITSNKHA comes from the coding sequence ATGCAACGAATCGGTCTCACCACACGCCTCGCCCTGTTCACCCTGGCCATCCTGACCCTTTCCCAGATATTCAATGCCGGGCTGACCATCTCCTCCCTGGAAAAGATGTACATCCAGGGAACCTTGTCCAGGCACCGGGTGGCAGGAGGCGACATGGTCCGCAAGATCGAACGGGCCATCCGCCTGGGCAAACCCCTGGAACGATTCGTGGGCATGGATCGGCTGTTTGCAACCATCCGGGAACACGCGCCCGGCATCACCGATATCCTGGTTCTGCTTCCCGACGGCACCGTGACCCAGGCTATGAACCCCGACACGACCGCATCCACCTGGCAAGCCTACCTGGATACAAGAGGCAAAGTCACGCAGATCTCGCCAGATTCCAGGGATCAAACGGAAACCCTGGAATCGTCTTCCAGCATCTACCTGCTTTTGCCTATTACCATCGAAAAACGGCCAGTAGGTCGACTGGCCCTGATCCTGTCCAAACAGAAAATCAAGCAGGCCCTCCATCTCGCCATTGTAGCCAACATCAAGACACTGCTCCTGGCCACCTCGGGGGCGGCCCTGATCCTGATTGCGGGCATGATCTTCGTGGTCCCGGCCCGTGCGGAACATCCTTCTTTCAAACGCCGTCTGTACACCATCCTCATCCTGGCCTTTGGATGCGCCCAGCTCTTTTACAGCATGTCCAACATCGTTTTCTTCAAGGGCCAGACCCAGTCCTTTGTCAAACGCAACGCAACAACCGTGATCAGTCTGGTCAAGCAGGACATCGACAGTCTCCTGACCAAGGGCGTCCATCTGGAACAGATGCACGGGGTGGATCGCTTTTTCCACGACATTGTTGCCGTGACCCCGGAAATAGCCTCCATCAGCCTGGCAGACGGACAAGGCCGTGTCTTGTTCGCGGGCGACGCCCTGGGACCGGTTCCCCTTGAGGAAGAAAGCACCCTTGGGAAGGCGGACCCGGGATATGATATCGACATCCCCGTCCAGCCATCTGGCTCATCACGGGTCCAGGGACACATCAGACTCTCCCTGTCGCATGCGACCATTGATCAGCGCACCCGGTCCATTGTCATGGACACACTCACCGTGGCCGTCATCTCCCTGCTCTTCCTTTTGGAGATGATCATGCTCCTGTCCCTGTATCTGGAAAATCACCAGTCCATGGCCGTTTCCCCGGGGACCTCACCCGGATTTACCTGCGCCCTGATCCGGCCGGTGGGCTTTGTGATCATTTTTTCCATGAGCCTCTGCTTTACCTTCATCCCCCTGCGCATGGACCAGCTGTATGAACCCATGCTCGGCCTTTCCAGGGAAATGATCATGGGTCTGCCCGTTTCCATGCAGATGGCCGGGGCCGGGCTGGCCATTGTTCTGGCCGGATTCTGGATTGACAGACAGGGGTGGCACAGGCCCCTGATGCTGGGGCTGGCGGCCATGAGTGTGGGCTTTTCCTGCGCCGGACTCACCAGTCATCAGCTGGGCTACATCCTATCTCTTGGCCTGTGCGGTCTGGGATTCGGCCTGGCGTTCATGGGTTCCCAGGGATTCGTGCTCAAGCATGCAGAGCCGACCCGCAAGGCCTCGGGCCTGGCCACGTTTTTTGCCGGGGTCTATGCCGGCAACATCTGCGGCAGTGCGGCCGGGGCCATGATGGCCGACCGGCTGGGCTACGGACCGGTCTTTCTGATTGCCGGCTTCCTTTTCATTGTCACCATGATCCTTGTTTTTGTTTTCTTCCGCCCCCTGTTCAAGACATCGGGCACGGTGCCCGCGCCTGCCGCCAAATCCCATGTATCCACAGACATCATGGCCTATGTGGGCAACAAAAACGTACGCATCCTGCTTTTGTTCAGCATTGTGCCCAGCGCCCTGGTGCTCATCGGGTTCATCAATTACGCCCTGCCCGTGTATCTCCATCTGGTGGGCGCTTCCCAGGCCGATATCGGGCGCATCATCATGGTGTACGGCATCTGCCTGGTCTATCTGGCCCCCACGATCAGCCGGATCATCGAACGTGCCGGAAGCAGAAAGCCCTTTGTTTTTCTGGCCGGTGTGCTGGGGGCCGCGGCCATGGGCTGCTATCTTTTTCTGGACGGTCTCACCGCAGCCACCTGCGCGGTCTTTCTCCTGGGCCTGTCCAGCAGTGTGGGCTTTGCCTCCCAGAATGCCTATGCCCTGGGTCTCAAGGCCACCCGGCAATTCGGCGAAAACAAGGCCATGGGTTTGTGCAGCGCCACGGAACGGATCGGCCAGGTCCTGGGCCCCCTTGTTCTGGGGGGGCTGATTACCCTGGTCGGGATGAACAAGGCCATTGTCACGGCCGGCATGATCTATCTGCTGGTCACGGCCGTCTTTTTCGTGTTTGCCGAGGCAGACGGACACGAAACAACCATCACATCCAACAAGCATGCATAA
- a CDS encoding class I SAM-dependent methyltransferase, with protein sequence MPWNDQQADRYEHWFTTPLGQFILDRESRLLQRLVSTWPRRRQGLLDVGCGAGHFSHMFWEWGFDVSGIDPSPAMLKRARKRMGDRVDLRVGVAEHLPYDDNEFDFVSLITVLEFCNDPQAAIAEATRVARKGLIVGFLNRHSLYYLTHVRSRKSGRDSLWAGSSWFSWWEMQRMINAAIGRQWLLAKSVLPGPVWTWRRLPLFKQACGLLLPPYVGTFAAVRIDLLGGPARTPLMAWKTEPSM encoded by the coding sequence ATGCCCTGGAACGATCAGCAAGCCGACCGGTACGAACATTGGTTCACGACTCCGCTGGGACAATTCATCCTGGATCGGGAAAGCCGTCTTTTGCAGCGGCTTGTGTCCACCTGGCCCCGGCGGCGGCAGGGCTTGCTGGACGTGGGGTGTGGTGCGGGGCATTTTTCCCACATGTTCTGGGAATGGGGATTTGATGTCAGCGGGATTGATCCCTCGCCGGCCATGCTCAAGCGGGCCAGGAAGAGGATGGGGGACCGGGTTGATCTGCGGGTGGGAGTGGCCGAGCACCTGCCCTACGACGACAACGAGTTCGATTTTGTTTCCCTGATCACGGTACTCGAATTCTGCAACGATCCCCAGGCCGCCATTGCCGAGGCCACAAGGGTGGCCCGAAAGGGGTTGATTGTCGGGTTCTTGAACAGGCATTCCCTGTACTACCTGACCCATGTCAGATCCCGGAAATCGGGCAGGGATTCTTTGTGGGCCGGGAGTTCATGGTTTTCGTGGTGGGAGATGCAGCGGATGATCAACGCGGCCATTGGCAGGCAGTGGCTGCTGGCCAAGTCGGTTCTTCCGGGACCGGTCTGGACCTGGCGCAGGTTGCCGCTTTTCAAGCAGGCCTGTGGCCTGCTTCTGCCACCGTATGTGGGCACCTTTGCCGCCGTACGCATTGATCTTCTCGGGGGGCCGGCCAGAACCCCGCTCATGGCCTGGAAGACCGAACCCAGTATGTAG
- a CDS encoding TetR/AcrR family transcriptional regulator, whose protein sequence is MSALPKNLRAAILEAALDLFAENGFHSSPMSRIATLAGVGVGSIYRYFSDKDDLIHALFQRVDTPLKCAMEESLDPELPTHRQFVRFVTKLIEYLRSHPKEFRFIEQYYNSPYGIDKAHAEITQADGNPSDLFSQLFLKGQNEGTIRKMPLPVYPVMTFGPVGFLVRYSLSGRARVDDAMIQATAEACWNAIKA, encoded by the coding sequence ATGTCAGCTCTTCCCAAGAATTTGCGTGCCGCCATTCTGGAGGCCGCTTTGGATCTGTTTGCGGAAAACGGATTTCATTCCTCTCCCATGTCGCGCATTGCAACCCTTGCCGGCGTGGGCGTAGGCAGCATTTACCGCTATTTCAGCGACAAGGATGATCTGATCCACGCGCTGTTCCAAAGGGTGGACACTCCCCTGAAATGTGCCATGGAGGAGAGCCTTGATCCCGAGTTGCCCACGCATCGGCAGTTTGTCCGTTTTGTGACCAAACTGATTGAGTATCTCCGTTCCCATCCCAAGGAGTTTCGCTTCATCGAGCAATACTACAATTCTCCGTACGGGATCGACAAGGCCCATGCGGAAATCACCCAGGCGGACGGCAATCCCTCGGACCTGTTCTCGCAACTGTTTCTGAAGGGGCAGAACGAGGGAACCATCCGGAAGATGCCGCTGCCTGTTTATCCGGTCATGACCTTCGGGCCGGTGGGTTTTCTGGTGCGCTACTCCCTGTCCGGACGCGCCAGGGTTGATGATGCCATGATCCAGGCCACGGCCGAGGCCTGCTGGAATGCCATCAAGGCCTAG
- a CDS encoding efflux RND transporter periplasmic adaptor subunit codes for MIRNNSKIQGVAPYVLAAVVLLAGMVLVACEQKKEGVRTMPTPEVTTVTISPEPVALITELPGRVVAFRTAEIRPQVNGLIVKRLFEEGSYIKEGQPLYQIDPAPFQAALDNARAALVRSRSQLPSIQARAERYKELLTDKAVSQQDYDDAAAALAQVKADIEYWKTAMETARINLDYCSITAPISGRIGRSSVTEGAIVTAYQPVALATIRQLDPIYVEVPQSRTAMLHLKQRLTSGALVRGGQTKRNVELVLEDNSIYPLKGTVQFSEVNVDETTGTVTMQIIFDNPEKLLLPGMFVRARIGEGVNPKAILIPQNAVARDHKGEPYVLTVTPENTVALNPVSLDRAIGNKWLVTSGLNPGDRVILTGRQFVRPGMTVRVASTPENTGTSVRQPVSATTAQGDK; via the coding sequence TTGATACGGAACAACAGTAAAATCCAAGGCGTTGCACCTTACGTTCTGGCCGCGGTCGTCCTGCTGGCCGGAATGGTGCTTGTTGCTTGCGAGCAGAAGAAGGAAGGCGTGCGCACCATGCCGACTCCCGAGGTGACCACCGTGACGATCAGCCCGGAGCCGGTTGCATTGATCACGGAGCTGCCCGGTCGGGTTGTTGCCTTTCGCACGGCAGAGATCAGGCCCCAGGTCAATGGACTGATCGTGAAACGTTTGTTTGAGGAAGGTTCGTACATCAAGGAGGGACAGCCCCTGTATCAGATTGATCCGGCACCCTTTCAGGCGGCTCTGGACAATGCACGGGCCGCCCTTGTGCGTTCCCGTTCCCAGCTGCCTTCCATTCAGGCGAGGGCTGAGCGGTACAAGGAGTTGCTGACGGACAAGGCCGTGAGCCAGCAGGATTATGATGATGCCGCCGCAGCCCTGGCCCAGGTCAAGGCCGACATTGAGTACTGGAAGACGGCCATGGAAACGGCGCGTATCAATCTGGACTATTGCAGCATTACCGCACCCATTTCCGGGCGTATCGGCCGATCTTCGGTGACCGAGGGCGCCATTGTCACGGCCTACCAGCCTGTTGCTCTGGCAACCATACGCCAGCTTGATCCCATTTACGTGGAGGTTCCCCAGTCCCGAACGGCCATGCTTCATCTCAAGCAGCGGCTGACTTCGGGGGCCCTTGTCCGGGGCGGTCAGACCAAACGCAATGTGGAGCTCGTCCTGGAGGACAATTCAATCTATCCCCTCAAGGGTACGGTACAATTCAGCGAAGTGAACGTGGACGAAACCACGGGTACCGTGACCATGCAGATCATTTTTGACAATCCCGAAAAGCTTCTGTTGCCGGGCATGTTTGTCAGGGCACGCATCGGAGAAGGGGTGAACCCCAAGGCCATACTCATTCCCCAGAATGCGGTTGCCAGGGATCACAAGGGAGAACCCTATGTTCTGACCGTTACCCCGGAAAATACCGTTGCCCTCAATCCGGTCTCCCTGGATCGGGCCATAGGCAATAAGTGGCTCGTGACTTCCGGCCTGAATCCTGGTGATCGGGTGATTCTTACGGGACGTCAGTTTGTCCGGCCGGGGATGACGGTCAGGGTCGCATCCACCCCTGAAAACACCGGGACATCGGTCAGACAGCCGGTGTCCGCAACCACGGCCCAAGGAGACAAGTGA
- a CDS encoding SpoIIE family protein phosphatase, with translation MTPSLRSKITVLILFVLLVTGASITFFTKKDVGRAMLKAEVRSVANALELIHTTIRGEYEGLLDYKVATVQARKSQLRHTATAGRALCRAYLDMTRSGLMTPQQAQNRLKDLFADMGSGSGEKLTIIDSRDRIIFHPDTTKMGRSTAQLQDMKGRTITRVVRKQDAMYGGTFAVFTWDTTRTRDSGKQLGYFLPFAPWGWIVGAVISVDDISTQEHQKIRELTKVLETTLATIRIAQTGGISIFNTSRQPVISHPDRAPLPAPVMDSLMANAETGKGFVTYTSQEKDREQQMLARAFYFKPLGWYVTAFVPTEEIQEPANALVTRQTQLILLVSLIGLGLGLLFAGRISGPLKELTAFAKQLPGMDLTASSPGITSIDHLATRSRDEVSRLAAAFVFMLSELRRNVSHLMEVTASRERIQSELDVAKEIQEGILPKIFPAFPDRREIELFASLESAKEIGGDLYDFFFIDHKRLCFVIGDVSDKGVPAALFMAITMTLIRSTAEEHDNPATIMTRVNDKLSRENPNSMFVTLFIGILDTSSGHVAYANGGHNPPILIRNNGTTTYLEGISGLVVGGMEGIPYQGLHVDLHPGETLFLYTDGVTEALDPDKNLFTDQRLLEDVTANRQADPENLIRAVRTRVDQHVGTARQSDDITMLALRFKG, from the coding sequence ATGACCCCATCACTTCGTTCCAAAATCACTGTTCTCATCTTGTTCGTCCTTCTGGTAACAGGCGCATCCATCACCTTTTTCACCAAAAAGGACGTGGGCAGGGCCATGCTCAAGGCCGAAGTCCGTTCCGTGGCCAATGCCCTTGAACTCATCCACACCACCATCAGGGGAGAGTACGAGGGTCTGCTTGACTACAAGGTCGCCACGGTCCAGGCGCGCAAAAGCCAGCTGCGGCATACGGCAACAGCAGGCAGGGCCCTGTGCCGCGCCTATCTGGACATGACCCGCTCGGGGCTCATGACCCCTCAACAGGCCCAAAACCGATTGAAAGATCTTTTTGCGGACATGGGATCGGGGAGCGGAGAAAAACTCACCATCATTGATTCCCGGGACAGGATCATCTTTCATCCCGACACGACCAAGATGGGCCGATCCACGGCCCAACTGCAGGACATGAAGGGCCGAACCATCACCCGGGTGGTTCGCAAGCAGGATGCCATGTACGGGGGCACCTTTGCGGTCTTCACCTGGGACACAACACGGACCAGGGATTCCGGCAAGCAGCTCGGCTATTTTCTCCCCTTTGCCCCCTGGGGCTGGATTGTTGGTGCCGTCATCAGCGTTGACGACATCAGCACCCAGGAACATCAAAAAATCAGGGAGTTGACCAAAGTCCTGGAAACAACCCTGGCCACCATCCGCATCGCCCAGACCGGCGGGATCTCCATTTTCAACACGTCCCGACAACCGGTGATCAGCCATCCTGATCGCGCCCCCCTGCCCGCACCCGTCATGGACTCCCTGATGGCCAACGCCGAAACCGGCAAGGGCTTTGTCACCTATACTTCCCAGGAAAAGGACAGGGAGCAGCAAATGCTCGCCCGGGCCTTTTATTTCAAACCCCTGGGGTGGTACGTGACCGCGTTCGTGCCTACCGAGGAAATCCAGGAACCTGCCAATGCACTGGTAACCAGACAAACCCAGCTCATTCTCCTGGTTTCCCTCATCGGCCTGGGCCTGGGTCTTCTCTTTGCTGGACGGATTTCCGGGCCCCTCAAGGAATTGACCGCATTTGCCAAACAGCTTCCGGGCATGGACCTCACCGCCTCCTCCCCGGGGATCACCTCCATTGACCATCTGGCCACACGATCCCGTGACGAGGTTTCCCGCCTGGCAGCGGCCTTCGTGTTCATGCTTTCGGAACTCCGGCGCAACGTCAGCCATCTGATGGAGGTCACCGCGTCCCGGGAACGCATCCAGAGCGAACTGGATGTGGCCAAGGAAATCCAGGAAGGCATTCTGCCCAAGATTTTCCCGGCCTTTCCGGACCGCAGGGAAATCGAACTCTTTGCCAGTCTGGAATCGGCCAAGGAAATCGGCGGGGACCTGTACGACTTTTTCTTCATCGACCACAAGCGGCTGTGCTTTGTCATTGGCGACGTTTCCGACAAGGGCGTGCCCGCGGCCCTGTTCATGGCCATCACCATGACCCTGATCCGTTCCACTGCCGAGGAACACGATAATCCCGCTACCATCATGACCAGGGTCAATGACAAGCTCAGCCGGGAAAATCCCAATTCCATGTTCGTCACCCTGTTCATCGGGATTCTGGATACATCAAGCGGTCATGTCGCCTATGCCAATGGAGGCCACAACCCGCCCATCCTGATCAGAAACAACGGCACCACCACCTATCTGGAAGGCATCAGCGGTCTGGTGGTGGGCGGCATGGAAGGGATTCCCTACCAGGGGCTGCACGTGGACCTGCACCCCGGTGAAACCCTGTTTCTGTATACGGACGGAGTGACCGAAGCCCTTGATCCGGACAAGAACCTGTTCACGGACCAGCGGCTTCTTGAAGACGTGACCGCCAACCGTCAGGCCGATCCCGAAAACCTGATCCGTGCCGTACGAACACGTGTTGACCAGCATGTTGGCACAGCCCGACAGTCCGACGACATCACCATGCTGGCCCTGCGCTTCAAGGGATGA
- the ilvD gene encoding dihydroxy-acid dehydratase gives MRSKLMTHGLEKAPHRSLMFATGLTREEMARPLVGICNAANEIIPGHVHLDAITRAVKDGVRMAGGTPMEFPTIGVCDGLAMNHEGMKFSLPSRELIADSIEIMATAHPFDALVLVTNCDKIVPGMLMAMLRLNIPAIIVSGGPMLAGSHKGKTADLITVFEGVGKVSRGDMSEAELGELETSACPSCGSCSGMFTANSMNCLSEAIGLALPGNGTIPAVTSARIRLAKQAGMQVMELLAKNIRPRDIVTKKSVANAVTVDMALGCSTNTVLHLPAVFAEAGLDLTLDIFDEISRTTPNLCHLSPAGPHHLEDLDRAGGIPGVMAELSSQGLLQLDALTVTGKTLGENLDALDARVTDDEVIRPMGDPYSVEGGIAILHGNLAPDGCVVKQSAVAPEMMQRTGTARVFESEEDAVSAILGGRIQAGDVVVIRNEGPKGGPGMREMLTPTSAIAGMGLGKDVALITDGRFSGGTRGAAIGHVSPEAYEGGPIGLVKDGDQIKVDIPGRSLELLVSPEELAKRQQNWKPLEKEVTSPFLRRYRRHASSAAKGAVFDR, from the coding sequence ATGCGCAGCAAACTCATGACCCATGGATTGGAAAAGGCCCCGCACCGCTCGTTGATGTTTGCCACGGGATTGACCCGGGAAGAAATGGCCAGACCCCTTGTGGGCATCTGCAACGCGGCCAATGAAATCATTCCCGGCCATGTTCACCTCGATGCCATTACCCGGGCGGTCAAGGACGGGGTGCGCATGGCCGGGGGAACCCCCATGGAATTTCCGACCATCGGGGTGTGTGACGGGCTGGCCATGAACCACGAAGGCATGAAGTTCAGCCTGCCCAGCCGGGAGCTCATTGCCGATTCCATTGAGATTATGGCCACGGCCCATCCCTTTGACGCCCTGGTCCTGGTGACCAATTGCGACAAGATCGTGCCCGGCATGCTCATGGCCATGCTCAGACTGAACATCCCGGCGATCATTGTCAGCGGCGGCCCCATGCTGGCCGGTTCCCACAAGGGCAAGACCGCCGATCTGATCACCGTGTTCGAGGGCGTGGGCAAGGTCAGCCGCGGGGACATGAGCGAAGCGGAACTGGGAGAGCTGGAAACCTCGGCCTGTCCGTCCTGCGGTTCCTGTTCGGGTATGTTCACGGCCAATTCCATGAACTGCCTGTCCGAGGCCATCGGCCTGGCCCTTCCCGGCAACGGAACCATTCCGGCGGTCACCAGCGCCAGGATCCGTCTGGCCAAGCAGGCCGGCATGCAGGTAATGGAACTCCTTGCAAAGAATATCCGCCCTCGGGACATTGTCACCAAAAAAAGCGTGGCCAATGCGGTTACCGTGGACATGGCCCTGGGATGCTCGACCAATACGGTGCTGCATCTTCCGGCCGTGTTTGCCGAGGCCGGGCTGGATCTGACTCTGGACATTTTTGACGAGATCAGCCGGACCACGCCCAACCTGTGTCATCTTTCCCCGGCAGGTCCTCACCATCTGGAGGATCTGGACCGGGCCGGGGGCATCCCCGGGGTCATGGCCGAGCTTTCGTCCCAAGGGCTCCTGCAGCTGGATGCCCTGACCGTGACCGGAAAGACTCTGGGAGAGAATCTGGATGCCCTGGATGCCCGGGTCACGGATGACGAGGTCATCAGGCCAATGGGAGACCCTTACAGCGTTGAAGGGGGCATTGCCATCCTGCATGGCAATCTGGCCCCGGACGGATGTGTGGTCAAACAGTCGGCCGTGGCCCCGGAAATGATGCAGCGCACAGGAACGGCCCGGGTTTTCGAGTCCGAGGAAGATGCGGTTTCCGCCATTTTGGGCGGCAGGATCCAGGCCGGCGACGTGGTGGTCATTCGGAACGAAGGCCCCAAGGGCGGACCGGGCATGCGGGAGATGCTCACCCCCACTTCGGCCATTGCCGGTATGGGCCTTGGCAAGGACGTTGCCCTGATCACCGACGGTCGATTCAGCGGAGGAACCCGTGGTGCGGCCATCGGTCATGTTTCACCCGAGGCCTATGAAGGCGGCCCCATCGGTCTGGTCAAGGATGGCGACCAGATCAAAGTGGATATCCCCGGCCGGTCATTGGAACTGCTGGTTTCTCCGGAGGAATTGGCCAAACGGCAGCAGAACTGGAAACCCCTGGAAAAGGAAGTCACCTCACCGTTTTTGCGCCGCTACCGCAGGCACGCTTCCTCCGCGGCCAAGGGTGCGGTTTTTGATCGATAG